In Vibrio marisflavi CECT 7928, the following are encoded in one genomic region:
- the dnaK gene encoding molecular chaperone DnaK has product MGKIIGIDLGTTNSCVAVLDGDQPRVIENAEGERTTSSIIAYTDGETLVGQPAKRQAVTNPTNTLFAIKRLIGRRFEDEEVQRDIEIMPYKIVKADNGDAWVEAQGQQMAAPQVSAEVLKKMKKTAEDFLGEEVSGAVITVPAYFNDAQRQATKDAGRIAGLEVKRIINEPTAAALAYGLDKKGGDRTIAVYDLGGGTFDISIIEIDEVEGEKTFEVLATNGDTHLGGEDFDNRLINYLVDEFKSEQGIDLKNDPLAMQRVKEAAEKAKIELSSTQQTDVNLPYVTADATGPKHMNVKVTRAKLESLVEDLVQRSLEPMKVALADSDLSVSDVTDVILVGGQTRMPMVQAKVAEFFGKEARRDVNPDEAVAMGAAVQGGVLAGDVKDVLLLDVTPLSLGIETMGGVMTKLVEKNTTIPTKANQVFSTAEDNQNAVTIHVLQGERKQAMYNKSLGQFNLEGIQPAPRGMPQIEVTFDLDADGILHVSAKDKQTGKEQKITIQASGGLSDDEIEKMVQEAEANKEADKKFEELAAARNQADQMIHGTQKQIEEAGDALPADEKEKIEAAIKELEEAKKGEDKEAIDAKVQALMEASKKLMEIAQQKAQAQQAEGASADAGQQQAKEEDVVDAEFEEVNDEKK; this is encoded by the coding sequence ATGGGTAAAATCATTGGTATTGACTTAGGTACAACTAACTCTTGTGTAGCCGTTTTAGATGGTGATCAACCACGCGTAATTGAAAACGCAGAAGGCGAGCGTACAACATCGTCAATTATTGCATATACAGATGGTGAGACACTTGTTGGTCAGCCTGCTAAACGTCAAGCAGTAACTAACCCAACTAACACGCTATTTGCAATTAAGCGTCTTATCGGTCGTCGTTTTGAAGACGAAGAAGTACAACGCGATATCGAAATCATGCCATACAAGATTGTTAAGGCAGATAACGGTGATGCTTGGGTTGAAGCGCAAGGCCAACAAATGGCTGCTCCTCAGGTTTCTGCTGAAGTACTTAAGAAAATGAAAAAAACTGCTGAAGACTTCCTAGGTGAAGAAGTAAGCGGTGCAGTAATCACAGTTCCTGCATACTTCAACGATGCTCAGCGTCAAGCAACTAAAGATGCTGGCCGTATCGCAGGTCTTGAAGTTAAACGTATCATCAACGAACCAACGGCTGCTGCTCTAGCTTACGGCCTAGATAAGAAAGGCGGCGATCGCACTATCGCAGTATATGACCTTGGTGGTGGTACTTTTGATATCTCAATCATCGAAATTGATGAAGTTGAAGGCGAGAAAACATTTGAAGTACTAGCAACTAACGGTGACACTCACCTTGGTGGTGAAGACTTCGACAACCGTCTAATCAACTACTTAGTAGACGAGTTCAAGTCTGAGCAAGGCATCGATCTTAAGAACGATCCTCTAGCAATGCAACGTGTTAAAGAAGCAGCTGAAAAAGCGAAGATCGAGCTTTCTTCTACACAGCAAACAGACGTAAACCTACCGTACGTAACTGCGGATGCGACTGGTCCTAAGCACATGAACGTTAAAGTAACTCGTGCGAAACTAGAATCTCTAGTTGAAGACCTAGTTCAACGTTCTTTAGAGCCAATGAAAGTTGCTCTTGCAGATTCAGACCTATCTGTTAGCGATGTAACTGACGTTATCCTAGTTGGTGGTCAGACTCGTATGCCTATGGTTCAAGCTAAAGTTGCAGAGTTCTTCGGTAAAGAAGCTCGCCGTGACGTGAACCCAGATGAAGCAGTAGCAATGGGCGCTGCAGTTCAAGGTGGTGTACTAGCTGGTGACGTGAAAGACGTACTTCTACTAGACGTTACTCCTCTGTCTCTAGGTATCGAGACAATGGGTGGTGTAATGACTAAGCTTGTTGAGAAGAACACGACTATCCCAACTAAAGCAAACCAAGTTTTCTCTACAGCAGAAGACAACCAGAATGCAGTAACTATCCATGTTCTACAAGGTGAGCGTAAGCAAGCTATGTACAACAAATCTCTAGGTCAGTTTAACCTAGAAGGTATTCAGCCTGCACCACGTGGTATGCCTCAAATCGAAGTAACATTCGACCTAGATGCTGATGGTATCCTACACGTTTCTGCGAAAGACAAGCAGACTGGTAAAGAGCAAAAAATCACTATCCAAGCTTCTGGCGGCCTAAGCGATGATGAAATCGAAAAAATGGTTCAAGAAGCGGAAGCGAACAAAGAAGCTGATAAGAAGTTCGAAGAACTAGCAGCTGCTCGTAACCAAGCTGACCAAATGATTCACGGTACTCAAAAGCAAATCGAAGAAGCAGGTGATGCTCTTCCAGCGGATGAGAAAGAGAAGATTGAAGCAGCAATCAAAGAGCTAGAAGAAGCGAAGAAAGGCGAAGATAAAGAAGCTATCGACGCTAAAGTTCAAGCGCTAATGGAAGCATCTAAGAAGCTGATGGAAATCGCTCAACAGAAAGCTCAAGCGCAACAAGCTGAAGGCGCAAGCGCTGATGCTGGTCAACAACAAGCGAAAGAAGAAGATGTTGTTGATGCTGAGTTCGAAGAAGTTAATGACGAGAAGAAATAA
- the dnaJ gene encoding molecular chaperone DnaJ, whose product MSKRDFYEILGVSRDASERDIKKAYKRLAMKYHPDRNQGDEQAAEKFKEVKEAYEILLDPQKKAAYDQYGHAAFEQGGMGGGGFGGAGADFGDIFGDVFGDIFGGGRRGGGGQSRAQRGSDLRYNMELTLEEAVRGISKEIEVPTLVHCDSCNGSGAKKGSSPETCGTCHGHGQVQMRQGFFAVQQTCPTCQGAGKVIKDPCNVCHGKGRKQKTKTLNVKIPAGVDTGDRIRLSGEGEAGEMGAPAGDLYVQVHVKEHNIFERDGNNLYCEVPVSFAMAALGGEVEVPTLDGRVSLKIPDETQTGRMFRMRGKGVKGVRGGGVGDLIVKLIIETPVQLSSRQKELLREFEESCGGDAANRHKPKSEGFFNGVKKFFDDLTS is encoded by the coding sequence ATGTCAAAACGTGATTTTTACGAAATCTTAGGCGTAAGCCGCGACGCATCTGAGCGCGACATCAAGAAAGCGTATAAGCGACTAGCGATGAAGTACCACCCAGACCGTAACCAGGGTGATGAGCAAGCTGCAGAAAAATTTAAAGAAGTTAAAGAAGCGTACGAAATCCTGCTTGATCCACAAAAGAAAGCAGCTTACGACCAGTATGGTCACGCGGCTTTTGAACAAGGCGGAATGGGCGGTGGGGGCTTCGGCGGCGCTGGCGCAGATTTCGGTGATATCTTTGGTGACGTGTTTGGTGACATCTTTGGTGGCGGTCGCCGTGGTGGCGGTGGTCAAAGCAGAGCACAGCGTGGCTCTGACTTAAGATACAACATGGAGCTGACTTTAGAAGAAGCCGTTCGCGGTATTTCTAAAGAAATCGAAGTTCCTACTTTAGTTCACTGTGATAGCTGTAATGGTAGCGGTGCGAAGAAAGGATCTTCACCAGAAACTTGTGGTACGTGTCATGGTCACGGCCAAGTACAGATGCGTCAAGGTTTCTTTGCCGTACAGCAAACTTGTCCAACATGTCAGGGTGCGGGTAAAGTCATTAAAGATCCATGTAATGTTTGTCATGGTAAAGGCCGTAAGCAAAAAACTAAGACTCTTAACGTTAAAATCCCGGCTGGTGTAGACACTGGCGATCGCATTCGCTTATCTGGTGAAGGTGAAGCGGGAGAGATGGGTGCACCTGCAGGTGACTTATACGTTCAAGTACATGTTAAAGAACACAACATCTTTGAGCGCGATGGTAATAACTTATACTGCGAAGTGCCTGTAAGCTTTGCAATGGCGGCATTGGGCGGTGAAGTAGAAGTACCAACATTAGATGGTCGTGTAAGCCTTAAGATCCCTGATGAAACACAAACGGGTCGTATGTTCCGTATGCGTGGTAAAGGTGTTAAAGGTGTTCGTGGCGGCGGTGTTGGTGATCTTATCGTTAAGCTAATTATTGAAACGCCGGTGCAATTGAGCTCACGTCAGAAAGAACTCCTACGCGAATTTGAAGAATCTTGTGGTGGTGATGCTGCAAACCGCCATAAGCCTAAATCAGAAGGTTTTTTCAACGGCGTTAAGAAATTCTTCGACGACCTAACAAGCTAA
- a CDS encoding type IV pilin protein, whose product MNEKLKINFVSGMTLLELLFVVTIIGLLTSIVSPAYNQYIRKAHRQQAISDIGRLQLYLESNYQDGYDAQSVSDNGVCQDFCTTDQARYQISIATTDSSYTITATPVSGSGQENDTCSGEGYSALSINQLGESTPSQCWQ is encoded by the coding sequence ATGAATGAAAAACTAAAAATAAACTTCGTAAGTGGTATGACTTTGCTCGAATTACTCTTCGTTGTTACCATCATTGGTTTACTAACGAGTATTGTATCCCCAGCGTACAACCAATACATACGAAAAGCTCATCGCCAGCAGGCTATCTCTGACATAGGCCGTTTACAACTGTATTTAGAATCGAACTATCAAGACGGCTACGATGCTCAGTCTGTTTCTGACAACGGAGTATGCCAAGACTTCTGCACAACTGATCAAGCACGCTACCAAATTTCCATAGCAACAACCGATTCAAGTTACACCATTACAGCAACACCTGTTTCTGGCTCTGGACAAGAAAATGATACTTGCTCGGGGGAAGGCTACTCGGCACTTAGCATCAATCAACTAGGAGAAAGCACTCCAAGTCAATGCTGGCAATAG
- a CDS encoding GspH/FimT family pseudopilin — protein sequence MRQSIGFTLLECLITLVLLTCLLSWAAPSFNQLLDSRKVIRFASELVGLTYLAKSEAIYRNQNLWLHLPNSTSSDSWSISLNTGQESDAETISLLSGEPYRTLVIESTYQDNQIKFYPRRGKVASGNVTFYSSLQPDKKLKLITSYSAGRVRLCSVTGSSYGYTEC from the coding sequence TTGCGACAGAGCATTGGATTTACCTTATTGGAGTGCTTGATAACTCTGGTGCTATTGACCTGCTTGCTGTCTTGGGCGGCCCCAAGTTTTAACCAGCTTCTTGATAGTCGTAAGGTCATTCGCTTTGCTAGTGAGTTAGTCGGACTTACTTATCTAGCTAAATCTGAAGCAATCTATCGCAATCAAAACTTATGGTTGCATTTACCCAACTCAACCAGCAGCGATAGCTGGTCCATTAGTTTAAATACTGGTCAAGAGTCTGATGCTGAAACTATTTCTCTATTGTCTGGGGAGCCGTACCGAACTCTGGTGATAGAGAGTACTTACCAAGACAACCAGATTAAGTTTTATCCAAGGAGAGGCAAAGTAGCTAGCGGCAATGTCACCTTCTATTCATCATTGCAACCAGACAAAAAACTAAAGCTGATCACTTCTTATAGTGCGGGAAGAGTTCGATTATGCTCAGTAACAGGCAGTAGTTATGGCTACACAGAATGTTAA
- a CDS encoding PilW family protein, with the protein MATQNVNCFGYSTLELLVSSAIGVIVLSIVSNLFFTSQSLSSYRTQQLTLEQKVSALLMQIKQDIQRAGYDGTDSTRTFLSGATLPLVTTSDSLAYAYRIDIDSDEAFQNIAYYYDTETSSSNRIKYCEKTSAEPLSFEQATTSGVGGFCYSVFDSNYINVDEFVVSSELIASSAFSSQLHTITLEASLVELSDISVSSSISLLQRN; encoded by the coding sequence ATGGCTACACAGAATGTTAATTGCTTTGGCTATAGCACTTTGGAATTGCTCGTATCATCGGCTATAGGTGTCATTGTTCTTTCCATAGTTTCCAATCTATTTTTTACCAGCCAAAGTTTATCCTCCTATCGCACTCAGCAGTTAACACTTGAACAGAAAGTATCTGCACTTTTAATGCAAATTAAGCAGGATATTCAAAGGGCTGGTTATGACGGTACAGACAGTACTCGAACTTTCTTATCCGGAGCGACATTGCCACTGGTCACGACCTCTGACTCACTTGCCTACGCTTATCGAATTGATATAGATAGTGATGAAGCATTTCAAAACATCGCTTATTACTACGACACTGAAACGAGTTCATCGAATAGAATAAAGTATTGTGAGAAGACCTCCGCCGAACCGTTAAGTTTCGAGCAGGCAACAACGTCTGGTGTTGGTGGGTTCTGTTACTCGGTATTTGATTCCAATTATATTAATGTAGATGAGTTTGTAGTTTCTAGTGAGCTCATTGCCAGTTCGGCTTTTTCCAGTCAATTGCATACGATCACTCTAGAAGCGTCTCTGGTTGAGTTATCCGATATTTCAGTCTCCAGCTCAATATCCTTATTGCAGAGAAATTGA
- a CDS encoding type IV pilus modification PilV family protein, with translation MSTDKRSGRTTVKVCKYRGFSFLEILIALLCLSFATLSLTKLQVYVEKSTELAADRLQALHLVEDKLEWFRTRGASSEYSSMTPAGFSQDLVSSEEQVSDKYLMSWTSESAGLSESLKRVTVAVSWVDRFGQPQEVSLNTLIAQSSEFD, from the coding sequence ATGAGCACTGATAAAAGATCAGGTCGCACGACAGTGAAGGTGTGTAAATATCGGGGCTTTTCCTTTTTAGAGATACTGATAGCGCTTTTGTGTTTAAGCTTTGCTACCTTATCTTTAACTAAGTTGCAGGTGTACGTGGAGAAAAGCACTGAGCTTGCCGCTGATAGATTGCAGGCACTTCACTTAGTAGAAGATAAACTAGAGTGGTTTAGAACACGCGGAGCATCGAGTGAATACTCATCAATGACGCCAGCAGGTTTTTCTCAGGATCTTGTGTCTAGTGAGGAGCAAGTGAGTGACAAGTATTTGATGAGTTGGACATCAGAGAGCGCTGGGTTATCTGAATCACTTAAGCGTGTGACAGTGGCCGTGAGTTGGGTGGATAGGTTTGGCCAGCCGCAAGAGGTTAGCCTCAATACTCTGATTGCACAATCTAGCGAGTTTGACTGA
- the tadA gene encoding tRNA adenosine(34) deaminase TadA: MQHSFSELDKQFMQRALELAKNAESEGEVPVGAVLVQDGDIIAEGWNRSITCHDATAHAEIQTLRKAGEALSNYRLLDTTLYVTLEPCPMCAGALLHSRVKRVVFGAYDLKAGAAGTVLNLFEGQAAYHYADVEGGLMEQECREMLQAFFKRRRKEIKEKKKQGL; this comes from the coding sequence TTGCAGCATTCTTTTTCCGAGTTAGATAAACAGTTTATGCAACGAGCATTGGAGCTTGCTAAAAATGCAGAAAGCGAGGGAGAAGTACCTGTTGGTGCTGTGTTGGTACAAGATGGTGACATCATTGCTGAAGGTTGGAACCGCTCTATAACATGTCATGATGCGACGGCGCACGCCGAAATACAAACACTGCGCAAAGCTGGTGAAGCGTTATCTAACTATCGCCTATTAGATACAACCCTTTACGTGACTCTTGAACCTTGTCCAATGTGCGCTGGAGCTTTACTGCATAGCAGAGTGAAACGTGTTGTGTTTGGCGCTTATGATCTTAAAGCTGGTGCGGCAGGAACAGTACTGAACTTGTTTGAGGGGCAAGCGGCCTATCATTATGCTGATGTAGAAGGTGGTTTGATGGAGCAAGAATGCCGAGAAATGCTACAAGCATTTTTTAAGCGTCGTCGAAAAGAGATCAAAGAGAAGAAGAAACAAGGGCTTTAG
- the mltF gene encoding membrane-bound lytic murein transglycosylase MltF, with translation MYKFCFRRVKNTFAIAAISILLAGCQIESKPKSELDQIRERGVLRVGTLNNQISYYIGPDGPAGVDYELARKFADELGVKLEMKPAYRVSTLYPALKHGDIDIIAAGISPSEERLKQFRAGPAYYYVSQQLVYKTGSWKPRSLKDLIAKQPDLIEKNDGKPIFEVVGDSHFNSTLTDLQKDNPKLQFKAETQADVNELLKQVSEGQIDFTVADSVELSMSQRIYPNLASAFELTEDQPISWYLRRSDDESLYALMIEFFGNLKQSGQLATLEEKYIGHINTFDYVDTRAFIRALEGKLPKWEPIFKEFAGNFDWRLIAAIAYQESHWNPRAISPTGVRGMMMLTLPTAKSVGVTNRLNPEQSVRGGVEYLRRMVQRVPDSINDHEKIWFALASYNMGFGHMMDARRLTKQQGANPDAWGDVKDRLPLLKQKKYYSKTRYGYARGDEARDYVENIRRYYQSIIGHVDQSYTTTSPTDASVDDLQVIQVPSATASQAEDVTSSDTQDPNQLKGPEAN, from the coding sequence ATGTATAAGTTTTGTTTTCGCCGCGTTAAAAACACTTTCGCTATCGCCGCCATTTCGATCCTGTTAGCTGGATGTCAAATTGAGTCTAAGCCTAAAAGCGAACTCGACCAGATTCGAGAGCGTGGTGTACTAAGAGTCGGCACGTTAAACAATCAGATTTCATATTATATTGGTCCTGATGGTCCAGCTGGAGTTGATTACGAACTGGCTCGTAAATTTGCCGACGAGCTTGGCGTTAAACTGGAAATGAAGCCTGCATATCGTGTTTCTACACTCTATCCCGCGCTAAAGCACGGTGATATCGATATTATTGCCGCAGGCATCAGCCCATCAGAAGAGCGACTGAAACAGTTTCGAGCAGGCCCCGCCTACTACTATGTCAGCCAACAACTTGTCTACAAAACTGGAAGCTGGAAACCGAGAAGTTTAAAAGACCTCATAGCCAAACAGCCAGATCTAATCGAGAAAAACGATGGAAAACCAATTTTTGAAGTGGTTGGTGACTCTCACTTCAATAGCACTTTGACTGACCTACAAAAAGATAACCCTAAACTACAATTCAAAGCGGAAACGCAAGCTGACGTAAATGAGCTGCTTAAGCAAGTTTCTGAAGGACAAATCGACTTTACGGTCGCTGATTCTGTCGAGCTCTCCATGTCACAGCGAATCTACCCAAACCTTGCCTCTGCCTTTGAACTGACTGAAGACCAACCGATATCGTGGTATTTACGCCGTTCTGACGATGAAAGCCTGTATGCACTGATGATTGAGTTTTTTGGGAATTTGAAACAATCAGGTCAGCTTGCCACGTTAGAAGAAAAGTACATTGGTCACATCAACACATTTGATTATGTAGACACTCGTGCCTTTATTCGAGCACTAGAAGGAAAACTTCCGAAGTGGGAACCAATCTTCAAAGAGTTTGCAGGTAACTTTGACTGGCGACTTATAGCAGCAATCGCGTATCAAGAATCTCACTGGAACCCGCGAGCAATTTCTCCTACTGGTGTTCGTGGCATGATGATGCTGACGTTACCCACAGCGAAAAGTGTCGGGGTCACCAATCGCCTAAATCCAGAACAATCGGTCCGAGGCGGTGTGGAATACCTTCGTCGCATGGTACAAAGAGTCCCAGACAGCATTAATGACCACGAAAAAATCTGGTTTGCTCTTGCTTCTTACAACATGGGCTTTGGCCACATGATGGATGCCCGTCGCTTAACCAAACAGCAAGGGGCTAATCCCGATGCTTGGGGTGATGTTAAAGATCGATTACCTCTGCTTAAGCAGAAGAAGTATTACAGTAAAACGCGCTATGGGTATGCTCGCGGAGATGAAGCAAGAGACTATGTAGAAAATATTCGTCGCTACTACCAAAGCATTATCGGTCACGTCGATCAAAGCTACACAACAACGTCACCTACCGACGCAAGCGTTGATGACTTACAAGTGATACAAGTACCAAGTGCCACCGCTTCTCAAGCAGAGGACGTCACATCTTCTGACACGCAAGATCCAAATCAGTTGAAAGGGCCAGAAGCAAATTAG